A genomic stretch from Apodemus sylvaticus chromosome 12, mApoSyl1.1, whole genome shotgun sequence includes:
- the Becn2 gene encoding beclin-2, producing the protein MSPALFLCQRCNEPLKLLQPQGRALEFQHHANAPPEMPVPGACQVRTSGRCDSDCGRTSQGSACCTFTLLGGSSSMRTLNSIQNTVVETFEILSGEKVVDHPLCVDCTDNLLLQLDNQLTLVASDNQKYQSFLERESLVSEAEGEALHAELCAELSCLEQEEARLTQELEELEGHQARVAAELRAAQAESEELDQQHGQHTADYSVLKLEQLELMDQLSSVGNQIEYALSQLNRLRGTNIFNATFTISDEGPLGVINNFRLGCLPEVRVGWAEISAAWGQTVLLLFSLSKLAGLRFQRYQLVPFGNHSYLKSLTGDGVLPLFSDGSHSVSLNNKFDCGMKAFLDCLQQFVEEIEKDERCPCLPYRIHVREGMMEDAWDTGELCSVRTHLNTEQEWTKALKFILTDLKLILAWASLRLSRVGLKNPDTTAALGP; encoded by the exons ATGTCTCCCGCCCTCTTCCTGTGCCAGCGTTGCAATGAGCCCCTGAAACTCTTACAGCCGCAGGGCAGGGCCTTGGAATTCCAGCACCATGCCAATGCCCCCCCAGAGATGCCGGTTCCTGGGGCATGCCAggtcaggacctctggcagatgCGACTCTGACTGTGGCAGGACGTCCCAGGGAAGTGCCTGTTGCACTTTTACACTGCTTGGTGGGTCTTCCTCCATGAGAACTTTGAACTCTATCCAAAACACTGTGGTGGAGACCTTCGAAATCCTCTCCGGTGAAAAGGTGGTGGACCACCCGCTGTGTGTGGACTGTACCGACAATCTTCTGCTGCAGCTAGACAACCAGCTCACTCTCGTTGCATCTGACAACCAGAAGTACCAAAGTTTCCTGGAGAGAGAGTCGCTGGTGAGTGAGGCAGAGGGGGAGGCGCTACACGCGGAGCTCTGTGCTGAGCTGTCCTGTCTGGAGCAGGAGGAAGCAAGGCTGACTCAGGAGCTAGAGGAACTAGAAGGCCATCAGGCAAGGGTGGCCGCCGAACTCAGAGCAGCCCAGGCCGAGAGCGAGGAGCTAGATCAACAGCATGGACAGCACACGGCTGACTATTCCGTTTTGAAGCTGGAACAGCTGGAGCTGATGGACCAGCTGAGCAGTGTGGGGAACCAGATAGAGTATGCCCTGAGTCAGCTGAACCGCCTAAGAGGGACCAATATCTTCAACGCCACATTTACCATTTCAGATGAGGGTCCCTTGGGCGTTATCAACAATTTCCGGCTGGGCTGCCTCCCCGAGGTCCGGGTGGGATGGGCTGAGATCAGTGCCGCCTGGGGACAGACAGTCTTATTGCTCTTCAGCTTGTCCAAGCTAGCTGGACTGCGGTTCCAGAGGTATCAACTGGTTCCCTTTGGGAACCATTCCTATCTCAAGTCCTTGACTGGTGATGGTGTGCTGCCGTTGTTCTCCGATGGGAGCCACAGCGTCTCCTTGAATAACAagtttgactgtgggatgaagGCCTTCCTGGACTGTCTGCAGCAGTTCGTGGAGGAGATTGAGAAGGATGAGAGGTGCCCTTGTCTGCCCTATAGGATCCATGTGAGGGAAGGGATGATGGAGGATGCCTGGGACACCGGGGAGTTGTGCTCCGTCAGGACCCACCTGAACACGGAGCAGGAGTGGACGAAGGCTCTCAAGTTCATACTCACCGACCTGAAGTTGATCCTGGCTTGGGCTTCCTTAAG gctttccaGAGTTGGTCTTAAAAACCCTGATACCACCGCTGCCCTAggtccctga